TGTCTTGGAAATCTATGGTGCAGAAGAAAATAACCTTAAAAAGATAGATGTGAAAATACCTCTAGGAACATTTACAACTGTTACAGGAGTTTCAGGATCGGGAAAATCCTCATTAGTAAATGGAGTATTACTTCCGGTACTGGAGGCCAAGTTAAACAAGGCGAAGAGAAAGCCTGGCAAAGCTAATGAGATCTCAGGTTATGAGCATTTGGATAAAGTTATTTCAATTGACCAATCACCAATTGGAAGAACTCCTAGATCTAATCCAGCTACATATACAGGAGTCTTTGACCATATAAGAGATTTGTTCGCACAAACTCCATTAGCGAAACAACGTGGATACAAGAAGGGAAGATTTAGTTTCAATGTTCGTGGAGGCCGTTGTGAAGCTTGTAATGGTGATGGTGTTAATAGAATTGAAATGCAATTTTTAGCTGATATGTATGTTGATTGTGATGTCTGCGGTGGAGCGAGATACAATCAGGAAACCTTAGAAGTTAAATATAAAGGTAAAAATATAGCAGATGTATTAGATATGCCAGTTGATGAAGCTATGGAATTCTTCGAGAATATACCAAAAATTCGAAAGAAATTAGAAGCTATGTATGACGTAGGTCTTAGCTACATCAAACTGGGTCAGCCATCTCCACAGCTTAGTGGCGGTGAAGCACAAAGAGTTAAGCTAGCAACAGAGTTATCTAAGACAGCCACTGGTAATACCTTCTATATACTTGATGAACCGACCACAGGTTTACATATGGCAGATGTTCATAAGCTCGTAGATATAATTCAAAGACTAGTCAATGCTGGAAATACTGTGTTAGTAATTGAGCATAACCTTGATGTAATTAAGACAGCAGACTATATTATTGACCTAGGTCCTGAAGGGGGAGATGGTGGTGGCCAAGTGGTTGCTTCAGGTACTCCAGAAGAAATAAGTAAGGTTAAAGAAAGCTACACTGGCCAGTACTTGGATAAGATTTTTACTGCTAAGGCAAAAAATCTCAAAACTTATGAGGTCTTTCTGAATGAAAAATAGTTAGAAGTTTAAATCTAAACTCAAGCTAAATGAAATAATATAAACTTTCACTAATTTAACAATAAACTGTTAAATGTGATTATTTAGGCTTTATTTATAATGGTTCTTCTGTAAAATGTTAGGAGGCTTTTTATAAGTAAAAGCAAAATTAAAAATAAAATAAGAAAAAATAACAGGATTAAAACTTAATAGATATAAATAAAAAAGGAAAAAAGAGAGGTGAGAGCACATGGATAACCTTTGTGTTATGTGCAATAAAAATGTTCCAGTAATTTACACTACTAGATTTGAAAATGGCTCCATCATAAATGATGGTATTTGCCTCAGTTGTGCAATGCGCAACAAAGTAGGTGGCATTGATCAGATGCTAGAAAAAAGTGGAATAACTGAAGACAATGTAGATGAGATTACAGAACAAATGAATGAAGTTCTCAATCAAATTCAAGAGAATGGTGGTTCTGAAAATATTTTATCTGCAATGTTTGGTGGACAAATTCCAGATAATATTCAAGACATCTTGGGACCAATGGCTGGTGTAACTGCTGGTGAAGATCCAAATGATATGGATTATGATGAAGAATATGATGAAGATGACGACAGTGCTGATAATGATTCAGCAAATAGTAGCAAGGATTCTGCTGAAGAAGATAGCGAAGATAATGAGCCACAATGGCCATTCCTTTTCCCAGGTAAGAATCAATCTTCTGATGACAATAAACAAAATCAACGTAGAAGTAGAAGAAATGTTCGAAATAAACGTAAAAATTTAGATCAATATGCAACTAATCTGAACAAAAAAGCTAAAGATGGAAAAATTGATCCACTCATTGGTAGAGAAAAAGAACTTAATAGAGTTATAGAAATATTAAATAGAAGAAATAAGAATAACCCAGTTCTTTTAGGTGAGCCAGGTGTTGGTAAAACAGCAATTGCAGAAGGTTTAGCTACTAGAATTATCGAAGGTAATGTTCCACCTAAACTACAGGATATGGAGCTATACCAATTGGATATGACAGCTGTTGTGGCAGGTACCCAATTCCGTGGCCAATTTGAGAATAGAATGAAGGGTATAGTTGAGGAAGCAAGTAGCGCTGGTAATATCGTTCTAGTAATTGATGAATTACATAATATCATTGGTGCTGGAGATGCCGATGGCGCCATGAATGCTGCTAATATTTTGAAACCAGCTTTGGCAAAGGGTGAGATACGTGTACTAGGGTCAACTACTCTTGAAGAATATAGAAGACATATTGAGAAGGATTCAGCCTTAGAGAGAAGATTCCAAAAAGTTATCGTAGACCCACCTACTGAGAAAGAAACAATGGAAATTATGATGGGATTGAGAGAAACCTACCAAAACCATCACCATGTAGTCTACTCAGATGATGTTTTACGTGCTTGTATAAAACTTTCAGAACGTTATATTACAGAAAGATTTTTGCCGGATAAAGCTATTGACCTAATGGATGAAGCTGGATCAAAGGCAAACTTAAAAGACGAAGACTTAATTATTCAAGCTAAACTAAAAAATGAAATTAGCCAATTGGATAGAGAGTTACAAACTTTAAGTGAAAAGATGCCAGAAGATCCAGAATCTGAAGAAGCAGAAAGTCTTTATGCAAAACAAGCAGAATTCAAGAGCAGCAAAATGAAAGCTGAAGAAGAATTGGCTGAAGTTGAAGAGAGACTAAAACCTTCAATTATTACTGAAGAAAATATCGCTGAAATTGTGGCCGAATGGACAGGAATTCCTGTAACTAGTATTTCTTATGATGAGAAAGAGAAATTACTAGATCTTGAATCACTCTTGCATAAGAGAATCATTGGCCAAGAATCAGCTGTAAGTGCTGTTTCAAGAGCTCTTAGAAGAAGTAGAGCAGGGCTTAGAGCTAAACGTAAACCAAGTAGCTTTATATTTGTAGGTCCTACTGGTGTTGGTAAAACTGAGCTAACGAAGGCTGTTACAGAGGTAATGTTTGATAGTGAAGATAACTTGATTCGTTTAGATATGTCCGAATATATGGAGGCGCATACAGTATCTAAGTTGATTGGATCTCCTCCAGGATATGTAGGTTATGATGACGGTGGTCAATTGACTGAGAAAGTCAGAAGAAAACCTTATAGTGTTTTACTTTTCGATGAGATTGAGAAGGCACATAGTGATATCTTTAATATCATGTTACAAATTCTTGATGAAGGTCGTTTAACAGATGCGCAAGGTAAGTTGGTCGATTTTAGCAATACAATTGTTATTATGACCTCCAACGTTGGTACAAGTCAGAAGAGTGGCTATGGATTCGGTGCTCATGAAGATGAAGCAGAAGAAAACCGTATAAGAGCAGCTTTAAGAGATGCTTTCAGACCAGAATTCTTGAACCGTGTGGATGAAGTTGTAGTATTCCATAGATTGAAGAAAGCCGAGATTAGAGAAATAGTAGATCTAATGTTAGTAGATGTAGAAGATAGCCTAAAAGTCTCTGCGTCATGTTCACTAGAAGTAAGTGAAACCGCAAAAGATTACCTAGGTGAAGCAGGCTATAGCGATGAATACGGAGCAAGACAATTACAACGTCAAATTACCAAGAATATTGAAGACCCACTAGCAGAAATGAAACTTCGTGGTGAGCTAGATAATAAGAGTAAGGTAAAAGTTGACTTTAAGTCAGGCGAATTGAAGTTTAAAGCTGAATAAATAAAAACCCTTAGTTAATTTTGGTACTTAACATATTTAAATAATTATTTATTTATATTAAAATTATGTTTAAAGGTATCGAGTTATTTACTAAGGGTTTTACTTTTTAGTTAGCAATTTATTGTATGAACTTTTGTTATATATCAGGAAAGGATTAAGTTATGTGGCAAAATAAGACATTAAAAAAGGATGCAAAGTTTCATCTGAGAGGTAGCTTCAGCATTGGTTTATTACTTTTATTAGTAGTGGCTGCAGTTACATTTTTAATTAATTTTTTAGTAGGAATCTTATCTGGATTTAGTATATCTGATGAAATATTGCAATTCATTAATGAAATAAATAATTATCAATACTTAGATGACGAAGAGATTATTGTAATGGGATTTGTATTTTTCTCAAAGTTTCTAAGATATTCGATTATTCTAGGAGTTATA
Above is a window of Fastidiosipila sanguinis DNA encoding:
- a CDS encoding ATP-dependent Clp protease ATP-binding subunit, producing the protein MDNLCVMCNKNVPVIYTTRFENGSIINDGICLSCAMRNKVGGIDQMLEKSGITEDNVDEITEQMNEVLNQIQENGGSENILSAMFGGQIPDNIQDILGPMAGVTAGEDPNDMDYDEEYDEDDDSADNDSANSSKDSAEEDSEDNEPQWPFLFPGKNQSSDDNKQNQRRSRRNVRNKRKNLDQYATNLNKKAKDGKIDPLIGREKELNRVIEILNRRNKNNPVLLGEPGVGKTAIAEGLATRIIEGNVPPKLQDMELYQLDMTAVVAGTQFRGQFENRMKGIVEEASSAGNIVLVIDELHNIIGAGDADGAMNAANILKPALAKGEIRVLGSTTLEEYRRHIEKDSALERRFQKVIVDPPTEKETMEIMMGLRETYQNHHHVVYSDDVLRACIKLSERYITERFLPDKAIDLMDEAGSKANLKDEDLIIQAKLKNEISQLDRELQTLSEKMPEDPESEEAESLYAKQAEFKSSKMKAEEELAEVEERLKPSIITEENIAEIVAEWTGIPVTSISYDEKEKLLDLESLLHKRIIGQESAVSAVSRALRRSRAGLRAKRKPSSFIFVGPTGVGKTELTKAVTEVMFDSEDNLIRLDMSEYMEAHTVSKLIGSPPGYVGYDDGGQLTEKVRRKPYSVLLFDEIEKAHSDIFNIMLQILDEGRLTDAQGKLVDFSNTIVIMTSNVGTSQKSGYGFGAHEDEAEENRIRAALRDAFRPEFLNRVDEVVVFHRLKKAEIREIVDLMLVDVEDSLKVSASCSLEVSETAKDYLGEAGYSDEYGARQLQRQITKNIEDPLAEMKLRGELDNKSKVKVDFKSGELKFKAE